A part of Maridesulfovibrio hydrothermalis AM13 = DSM 14728 genomic DNA contains:
- a CDS encoding class I SAM-dependent methyltransferase, with amino-acid sequence MRNRKKIPDPPEDLHICFGGGDFHAIGSKMINICKDKLGLAVDEKVLDIGCGIGRLSFPLLDYLDESGGYEGFDTFPVGVKWCTENITPEFPNFKFQLVDIFNSTYNPYATTTGADFVFPYEDNSFGLAMLNSVFTHMMPDDIINYVNEIDRVLNEKGRIFVTFFLVNDESSSLMDQGKSVHDFHKYGVFYTADPKDPMDAVGYEEKFVKNIFGRHGFKIQEILYGTWCGRTASNHQDILLITR; translated from the coding sequence ATGCGAAATAGAAAAAAGATACCTGATCCGCCGGAAGATCTGCATATTTGTTTCGGCGGTGGCGATTTTCATGCAATCGGCAGCAAGATGATCAATATTTGTAAGGACAAGCTTGGTCTGGCCGTTGATGAAAAAGTGCTGGATATTGGTTGCGGTATCGGCAGACTTTCTTTTCCATTGCTTGATTATCTTGACGAAAGCGGCGGGTATGAAGGGTTTGATACTTTCCCCGTGGGAGTCAAATGGTGCACTGAAAATATTACTCCGGAATTTCCTAATTTTAAATTTCAGCTGGTTGATATTTTCAACTCTACCTATAATCCATATGCCACAACAACTGGGGCTGATTTTGTTTTTCCTTATGAAGATAATTCGTTTGGGTTAGCAATGCTTAATTCTGTTTTTACGCATATGATGCCCGATGATATTATCAATTATGTAAATGAAATAGACCGGGTACTAAACGAGAAGGGTAGAATATTCGTGACTTTCTTTCTGGTAAATGATGAATCTTCGAGTCTTATGGATCAGGGCAAGAGTGTGCATGACTTTCATAAGTATGGGGTTTTTTATACCGCTGACCCTAAAGATCCGATGGACGCAGTGGGATATGAGGAAAAATTTGTGAAAAATATTTTCGGCCGGCACGGATTTAAAATTCAGGAAATATTATACGGAACATGGTGCGGCCGTACGGCTTCAAATCATCAGGATATATTGCTAATTACCAGATAA